The following are from one region of the Paenibacillus bovis genome:
- the prli42 gene encoding stressosome-associated protein Prli42, producing MQQKKWFRIFIYVMLIAIIGSVLFSIIQPLL from the coding sequence ATGCAACAGAAAAAATGGTTTCGTATTTTTATTTATGTGATGCTGATCGCTATTATCGGATCGGTGCTGTTCTCAATCATTCAGCCTCTGCTGTAA
- the lipB gene encoding lipoyl(octanoyl) transferase LipB — MGKSIEVSYTPLMEYAAAWDKQKEIVRGIDDGEQGEQLLLLQHPPTYTIGSQRHPEHLLWSEEELKERGIALFQIDRGGDITYHGPGQLVGYPILLLDAAKGIDPHRYLRTLEQVIIDYLADQGIVAGRKEEYTGVWIGDLKIAAIGIKFNKCRSRKGFITSHGFAFNIASGIQQAGFTGIIPCGIEQYGVTSLEDITGRSYTVEQVAQDIVPHFMRHFEYEQPDHEVILQQRLND, encoded by the coding sequence ATGGGGAAATCAATTGAAGTATCCTATACACCGCTCATGGAATATGCGGCAGCATGGGACAAACAAAAGGAAATTGTACGCGGTATTGACGATGGAGAACAGGGGGAGCAGCTGCTGCTGCTTCAGCATCCGCCTACGTATACAATCGGTTCACAGCGTCATCCCGAGCATCTGCTCTGGAGTGAAGAGGAGCTGAAAGAGCGTGGTATAGCACTGTTCCAGATTGACCGCGGAGGAGATATTACATATCACGGACCGGGTCAGCTGGTCGGGTATCCGATCCTGCTGCTGGATGCAGCCAAAGGCATAGATCCACACCGGTATCTGCGCACACTGGAGCAGGTTATTATTGATTATTTGGCAGATCAGGGAATCGTGGCCGGACGCAAAGAAGAATACACGGGTGTATGGATAGGTGATCTCAAGATTGCCGCGATTGGCATCAAGTTCAACAAATGCCGCAGCCGCAAAGGATTTATTACGAGTCACGGCTTTGCTTTTAATATTGCTTCGGGTATTCAACAGGCGGGGTTCACAGGGATTATTCCATGCGGAATCGAGCAGTATGGAGTCACTTCACTGGAGGATATTACCGGCCGCTCGTATACAGTGGAGCAGGTGGCACAGGATATTGTGCCTCATTTTATGCGTCATTTTGAGTATGAGCAGCCGGATCATGAAGTGATCTTACAGCAGAGGCTGAATGATTGA
- a CDS encoding dihydrolipoamide acetyltransferase family protein, giving the protein MSQKGNPTDVVMPQLAESLVSATIAKWLKQPGETVEQYEPICEVITDKVNAEIPSVLEGVMGELLAAEGQEVAVGEVICQIYTGAGSAESASSAPAASAPSNAPAQTQPAVSAPVQSTAAPQRQSEPAAAAGTAGAMSGRYSPAVQSLASEHGLNLSLIQGTGAGGRITRRDVLKALENGTAQAQAPAAQQSTAPSAPAAPPASAAVTTDYAVRNSGMHLSETPAIPKIELEQAETAPARGEHLIDVTPLRNAIARNMRQSVSEIPHAWTMIEVDVTNLVMLRNKLKEEFKRSEGITLTYLPFLIKAVVNAIKDYPIMNSVWAVDKIIVKRDINVSLAVGTEDSVMTPVIQRADQKNIAGLAHEIEDLARRTREGKLKLDDMQGGTFTVNNTGSFGSVLSYPIINYPQAAILTFESIVKRPVVINDMIGVRSMVNLCLSLDHRILDGVICGRFLQRVKDNLESYNLETKLY; this is encoded by the coding sequence ATGTCCCAAAAAGGAAATCCGACCGATGTCGTGATGCCGCAGCTCGCAGAGTCTCTGGTATCCGCTACAATCGCCAAATGGCTCAAGCAGCCAGGTGAGACGGTTGAGCAATATGAACCGATCTGCGAAGTCATTACCGATAAAGTAAATGCCGAAATTCCTTCGGTACTGGAAGGTGTAATGGGTGAATTGCTCGCTGCCGAAGGACAGGAAGTAGCAGTCGGCGAAGTAATCTGCCAGATTTATACCGGAGCCGGTTCTGCAGAAAGTGCTTCATCTGCTCCTGCTGCCTCTGCTCCATCAAATGCGCCTGCCCAGACACAGCCAGCTGTATCGGCTCCTGTGCAGTCAACTGCTGCTCCGCAGCGTCAATCTGAGCCAGCTGCAGCTGCCGGTACAGCAGGCGCCATGTCCGGTCGTTATTCGCCAGCTGTACAATCGCTGGCTTCCGAGCATGGACTCAATCTGTCCCTGATTCAGGGTACGGGCGCAGGCGGGCGCATTACCCGCCGCGATGTACTCAAAGCGCTGGAGAATGGTACAGCTCAAGCGCAAGCACCGGCTGCCCAGCAGTCTACCGCACCGTCAGCTCCAGCCGCTCCACCTGCAAGTGCAGCTGTTACTACAGACTATGCGGTTCGTAACTCCGGAATGCATCTGAGTGAGACACCGGCGATTCCCAAAATCGAACTGGAACAGGCCGAAACTGCACCGGCACGTGGTGAACATCTGATTGATGTAACGCCGTTGCGCAACGCCATTGCACGTAATATGCGCCAGAGTGTGTCCGAGATTCCTCATGCATGGACGATGATCGAAGTGGATGTGACCAATCTGGTCATGCTGCGCAACAAGCTCAAAGAAGAGTTCAAGCGCAGTGAAGGCATCACGCTAACCTATCTGCCTTTCCTGATCAAAGCAGTTGTAAATGCGATCAAGGATTATCCGATTATGAACTCGGTCTGGGCAGTAGACAAGATTATCGTGAAGCGCGATATTAATGTCTCGCTGGCTGTTGGTACCGAAGATTCGGTTATGACGCCGGTGATCCAGCGTGCCGATCAGAAAAATATCGCCGGTCTGGCTCATGAGATTGAAGATCTAGCACGTCGTACCCGTGAAGGCAAGCTCAAGCTGGATGATATGCAGGGTGGTACATTTACCGTCAATAATACAGGTTCCTTTGGTTCGGTCCTGTCTTATCCGATTATCAACTATCCTCAGGCAGCGATTCTGACTTTTGAATCGATTGTAAAACGTCCGGTCGTGATCAATGATATGATCGGTGTCCGGTCGATGGTGAATCTGTGTCTGTCGCTGGATCATCGTATTCTGGATGGCGTTATCTGTGGACGATTCCTTCAACGTGTAAAAGACAATCTGGAAAGCTATAATCTGGAGACCAAGTTGTATTAA
- a CDS encoding alpha-ketoacid dehydrogenase subunit beta, protein MAMMEYIDAIRLAMKEEMALDENVFVLGEDVGVKGGVFTTTKGLQEVYGEERVMDTPLSESAIAGVAIGAAMYGMKPIAEMQYSDFMLPATNQIISEAAKIRYRSNNDWTCPIVVRAPIGGGIFGGLYHSQCMESVFFGTAGLKIVAPYSAYDAKGLLKAAVRDPDPVLFFENKKCYKLIKGDVPEDDYTVPIGEANLLREGDDITVISYSLPLHFIMQAAEELEQEGITSHVLDLRTIQPLDRQGIIDAARRTGKVLIVHEDNLTGGVGGEVAAIIAEECLFDLDAPIRRLAGPDSPAMPINPPQEKAYMLNKDKVKAAMRDLALF, encoded by the coding sequence ATGGCAATGATGGAATATATCGATGCGATTCGTCTGGCGATGAAAGAAGAAATGGCGCTGGATGAAAATGTATTTGTACTTGGTGAAGATGTAGGCGTCAAAGGCGGCGTGTTTACAACAACCAAAGGACTGCAGGAAGTGTATGGAGAAGAACGTGTCATGGATACACCGCTGTCCGAATCTGCGATTGCAGGGGTAGCGATCGGTGCAGCCATGTATGGCATGAAGCCGATCGCCGAGATGCAATATTCGGACTTTATGCTGCCGGCAACCAACCAGATCATCAGCGAAGCGGCCAAAATCCGCTACCGCTCCAATAATGACTGGACTTGTCCGATCGTGGTACGTGCGCCTATTGGCGGCGGTATCTTCGGTGGACTGTACCATTCCCAGTGTATGGAATCTGTGTTCTTCGGAACAGCGGGACTGAAAATTGTAGCGCCGTATTCGGCTTATGATGCCAAGGGACTGCTCAAGGCAGCTGTCCGCGATCCGGACCCTGTGCTCTTTTTTGAAAATAAAAAATGCTATAAACTGATCAAGGGCGATGTACCGGAAGACGACTATACCGTACCTATTGGTGAAGCCAATCTGCTGCGTGAAGGCGATGATATCACCGTAATCAGTTACAGTCTGCCACTGCATTTCATTATGCAGGCAGCCGAGGAGTTGGAGCAGGAAGGCATTACCAGTCATGTACTGGATTTGCGTACGATTCAGCCGCTGGACCGTCAGGGCATTATTGATGCTGCACGTCGTACTGGCAAAGTACTGATCGTACATGAAGACAATCTGACCGGTGGTGTCGGCGGCGAAGTGGCCGCTATTATAGCGGAAGAGTGCCTGTTCGATCTGGATGCACCAATTCGTCGCCTGGCTGGCCCGGATTCACCGGCTATGCCAATCAACCCGCCGCAGGAAAAAGCGTATATGCTCAACAAAGATAAAGTTAAAGCGGCCATGCGCGATCTGGCTCTTTTCTAG
- a CDS encoding thiamine pyrophosphate-dependent dehydrogenase E1 component subunit alpha, whose amino-acid sequence MKAEGTIDQQTRHGKLGLSDAQAIEIYRYMMMARKFDERSLLLQRAGKINFHVSGVGQEAAQVGAAFALDREKDYFLPYYRDYGFVLSVGMTARDLMLSAFAKAEDPNSGGRQMPGHFGSKRLRIVTGSSPVTTQVPHAVGVALAAKMKGEELVSFVTFGEGSSNQGDFHEGCNFAGVHKLPVIIMCENNQYAISVPIHKQLSGKISDRALGYGFPGIRVDGNDVLEVYAAVKEARERAIRGEGPTLIEAMVYRLSPHSTSDNDLAYRTKEEVDANWEKDGVPKYKQYLIDSGIWTEEQDQQLQKECTEIMKEATEYADTAPYPSADDLLKHVFAGDGEDVQ is encoded by the coding sequence ATGAAAGCAGAAGGTACTATTGACCAACAAACACGGCACGGGAAGCTCGGTTTGTCCGATGCCCAGGCTATTGAAATTTATCGATATATGATGATGGCGCGCAAGTTTGATGAGCGTTCTCTGCTCCTGCAGCGCGCAGGTAAAATTAATTTTCACGTTTCCGGAGTAGGTCAGGAAGCGGCGCAGGTCGGTGCAGCTTTTGCACTGGATCGGGAAAAGGATTACTTCCTGCCGTATTACCGTGACTATGGATTCGTGCTGTCTGTCGGTATGACTGCGCGTGACCTGATGCTGTCGGCATTTGCCAAAGCAGAAGATCCGAACAGTGGCGGTCGTCAGATGCCCGGTCACTTTGGCAGCAAGCGTCTGCGCATCGTAACAGGCTCCAGCCCAGTTACAACCCAGGTGCCTCATGCAGTCGGCGTAGCGCTGGCTGCGAAGATGAAAGGCGAGGAACTGGTATCATTCGTTACTTTTGGTGAAGGTTCCAGCAACCAGGGAGATTTCCATGAAGGCTGTAACTTTGCCGGCGTACATAAACTGCCGGTGATTATTATGTGTGAAAATAACCAATACGCGATCTCTGTACCGATTCACAAGCAACTTAGCGGCAAGATCAGCGATCGTGCACTCGGTTATGGCTTCCCGGGGATCCGGGTGGATGGCAATGATGTGCTGGAAGTCTATGCAGCGGTCAAAGAAGCACGCGAACGTGCGATTAGAGGAGAAGGTCCGACACTGATCGAAGCAATGGTCTACCGTCTGTCTCCGCATTCCACTTCGGATAATGATCTGGCTTACCGGACCAAGGAAGAAGTCGATGCCAACTGGGAAAAAGATGGCGTTCCAAAATACAAGCAGTACCTGATCGACTCCGGCATCTGGACCGAAGAACAGGATCAGCAGCTGCAAAAAGAATGCACCGAGATTATGAAAGAAGCGACGGAATATGCGGACACAGCTCCTTATCCGAGCGCGGATGACCTGCTGAAGCATGTATTTGCAGGGGACGGGGAGGATGTTCAGTAA
- the lpdA gene encoding dihydrolipoyl dehydrogenase, producing MTINCDIAILGGGTGGYVAAIRAAQLGKDVVIIEQDKLGGTCLHRGCIPSKSLLRSAEVYALMQDSEQYGVAAEQVSLQFDRVQSRKQGIVDQLHKGVQYLMRKNKIRVVQGQGRVIGPSIFSPQSGAVAVELEDGEMETVVSKNLIIATGSRPRSLPGLEADGQLILNSDHALQMDQLPASMLIVGGGVIGMEWASMLNDFGVQVTVVEAAPQILPLEDEEVSRELRKLMEKRGITIYTGAALQLDSYQPGEQEFTIQMVHQEKTVAITASRMLLSVGRQANVETIGLANTDIRVESGFIKVNENMQTSESHIYAIGDVIGGLQLAHAASHEGITAVNHICGQETHYDPDQVSRCVYTRPEVASVGITEKEAAARGVDVKVGKFPFQAIGKALVYGESDGFVKVVADRNTNDLLGVQIIGPQATDLISEAALAQFLNATPWEIGQTVHAHPTLAEIMGEAMLAVDGKAIGM from the coding sequence ATGACGATTAATTGTGATATTGCGATACTGGGCGGCGGAACCGGAGGATATGTAGCTGCCATCCGTGCAGCACAGCTGGGCAAAGATGTAGTCATTATCGAGCAGGATAAATTGGGCGGTACCTGCCTGCATCGAGGCTGTATCCCCAGCAAAAGTCTACTGCGCAGCGCTGAAGTATATGCACTGATGCAGGACAGCGAGCAATACGGTGTAGCAGCAGAACAAGTCTCGCTGCAATTTGACCGTGTACAGTCCCGCAAACAGGGAATCGTGGATCAGTTGCACAAGGGTGTACAGTATCTGATGCGCAAAAATAAAATTCGTGTGGTACAGGGACAGGGACGCGTCATTGGCCCTTCGATCTTTTCTCCGCAGAGCGGTGCGGTAGCCGTAGAGCTGGAAGATGGCGAAATGGAAACCGTGGTATCGAAAAATCTTATTATTGCTACAGGCTCGCGTCCTCGTTCATTACCGGGTCTGGAAGCGGACGGACAGCTTATCCTGAACAGCGATCACGCTTTGCAAATGGATCAGCTGCCAGCCTCCATGCTGATTGTTGGCGGCGGAGTCATCGGTATGGAATGGGCATCGATGCTGAACGATTTTGGGGTGCAGGTTACAGTGGTTGAAGCAGCGCCGCAGATTCTGCCGCTGGAAGACGAAGAAGTGTCACGCGAATTGCGCAAACTGATGGAAAAGCGCGGGATTACTATTTATACAGGTGCTGCGCTGCAGCTTGATTCGTACCAGCCAGGTGAACAGGAATTCACGATTCAGATGGTACATCAGGAAAAGACTGTGGCTATAACAGCTTCCCGGATGCTGTTGTCGGTTGGACGCCAGGCCAATGTAGAGACGATTGGTCTTGCCAATACGGATATTCGTGTCGAGAGCGGATTTATCAAAGTAAATGAAAATATGCAAACCAGCGAATCGCATATTTATGCAATCGGTGACGTAATCGGCGGTCTGCAGCTGGCTCATGCAGCCAGTCATGAAGGGATTACCGCGGTCAATCATATTTGTGGACAGGAGACGCATTATGATCCTGATCAGGTATCCCGCTGCGTATATACACGTCCCGAAGTGGCAAGTGTGGGTATCACCGAGAAAGAAGCAGCTGCCCGCGGCGTCGATGTCAAAGTCGGCAAGTTCCCTTTCCAGGCGATCGGTAAAGCGCTGGTATACGGGGAAAGCGATGGATTCGTCAAAGTAGTAGCTGATCGCAACACCAATGATCTGCTTGGCGTACAGATTATCGGACCACAGGCGACCGATCTGATCAGTGAAGCGGCGCTGGCGCAATTCCTCAATGCCACACCATGGGAAATCGGACAAACCGTTCATGCGCATCCCACTCTCGCCGAGATTATGGGTGAAGCGATGCTGGCTGTAGATGGCAAAGCCATCGGCATGTAA
- a CDS encoding heparinase II/III domain-containing protein, translating into MRKRLHYTAGKPEYEKWWQDIREYAGLAVSEPFPVLTFEAFREFGDTGGRERYERIYFDRRGRIGALAMMVLLASYGEQNEQAIHLLEPGEDSLSNNHTRQPKEAFDSFANKQSIEETLSAAVYIHTLEEALWDLCGEYTWCLNAHLPADSLYPVWEEIDLFAAETAGMLAELIVLLDGIVDDRIIRRMRDEVQRRVLLPAGDLSRTFGWETAEHNWSAVCGAGCGIAALLLLEDTVQQTIIIERMTKAAAQFLNGYGEDGGCAEGLGYWVYGFGYYTYFMDMLSAADFSNKLEIDHHKLDRHKSDYRKIKAIAAFPEYMHLSNGRFVNFSDSGEEEILPPGLLSRLTEITGRFYSLPFVMPALREDPCRRWAHLLRNILWAEPHCFGISGAAVADRSAESATVAYKVQSATQTETADQQPTGEKTEPEPEQKHTHRALFNHYWPDLCWVVSRAELNVQIAYNLASCEAVNAEDEVAVTNTTAYVPRSTSDKNVEYGVQSSLPNTKFIAALSAKGGHNDEPHNHNDLGSFIIHAGGENIFCDPGAGLYTQSYFAPGREQILNISSAGHSIPQINGYEQYSGRAAAAIVEVLQMDEAEMKLGLDLTAAYPAEAGLKKMRRNFHWKINEDRQEINLQLQDDFQFVQPFSAPSGHKILGGGELEYNDRNYQNRSEQISMADQTIHRTAINQVIERFMSHTAPVVYTEELIWTGSRAEIRMQIPREQYNVEVETIAHHDHEGHPVLLYRTSLKVRKEWMLNLPMQELHCGLAFSIRPLV; encoded by the coding sequence GTGAGAAAACGTCTACACTATACCGCCGGGAAGCCAGAGTATGAAAAGTGGTGGCAGGATATCCGGGAATATGCAGGACTGGCCGTATCAGAACCTTTTCCTGTTTTGACATTTGAAGCTTTTCGAGAGTTTGGTGATACAGGTGGACGTGAGCGATATGAGCGTATTTATTTTGACAGGAGGGGCCGGATTGGTGCACTGGCGATGATGGTACTGCTCGCTTCCTATGGTGAACAGAACGAGCAAGCGATACATCTGTTGGAGCCAGGTGAAGACAGCTTGTCCAATAATCATACCCGGCAGCCTAAAGAGGCGTTTGATTCGTTTGCAAATAAACAGAGTATAGAGGAAACTCTATCTGCTGCTGTCTATATACATACACTGGAAGAAGCACTCTGGGATCTGTGTGGAGAATATACATGGTGTCTGAATGCGCATTTGCCTGCAGACAGTCTTTATCCGGTATGGGAGGAAATCGATCTGTTCGCTGCAGAGACAGCCGGTATGCTGGCTGAGCTGATTGTACTGCTGGATGGCATAGTGGATGATCGTATTATCCGGCGTATGCGTGATGAAGTACAGCGCCGGGTACTGCTGCCTGCGGGCGATTTATCCCGTACCTTTGGCTGGGAGACAGCCGAGCATAACTGGTCGGCTGTCTGTGGAGCAGGCTGCGGCATAGCGGCCTTACTACTGCTGGAAGATACAGTACAGCAGACCATAATCATAGAGCGGATGACCAAGGCGGCAGCCCAATTTCTGAATGGATACGGGGAAGATGGAGGCTGTGCCGAAGGACTGGGCTACTGGGTATACGGGTTTGGCTACTATACGTATTTTATGGATATGCTGTCAGCAGCAGACTTCTCTAATAAACTGGAAATAGATCATCATAAACTGGATCGTCACAAAAGCGATTATCGCAAAATAAAGGCTATAGCTGCTTTTCCTGAATACATGCATCTGTCAAACGGAAGATTTGTGAATTTCTCGGATAGCGGAGAAGAGGAGATTCTGCCACCGGGGCTGTTATCACGACTGACGGAAATAACCGGCCGGTTCTATTCCCTGCCGTTTGTTATGCCTGCTCTCCGGGAAGATCCCTGTCGGCGCTGGGCACATTTATTGCGGAATATATTATGGGCGGAGCCACACTGTTTTGGAATATCCGGAGCTGCGGTTGCAGATAGGAGTGCAGAGTCTGCTACTGTAGCGTATAAAGTTCAATCCGCGACTCAGACCGAGACTGCAGATCAACAGCCAACCGGGGAAAAGACAGAGCCAGAACCAGAGCAGAAACATACACATAGAGCGTTATTCAATCATTACTGGCCGGATTTGTGCTGGGTGGTTAGCCGTGCAGAATTGAATGTTCAGATAGCATACAACCTGGCGAGCTGCGAAGCAGTCAATGCGGAAGATGAGGTAGCGGTAACGAATACAACTGCTTATGTACCCCGATCGACATCTGATAAAAATGTTGAGTATGGCGTCCAGTCTTCTCTGCCTAATACCAAATTCATTGCAGCTTTGTCTGCCAAGGGTGGACATAATGACGAGCCGCATAATCATAATGATCTGGGCAGCTTTATTATACATGCAGGCGGCGAAAATATTTTTTGTGATCCTGGAGCAGGGCTGTATACCCAGTCTTATTTTGCCCCGGGTCGGGAACAGATTCTGAATATATCTTCTGCCGGACATTCTATTCCGCAGATTAATGGCTATGAGCAGTATTCAGGCCGCGCAGCTGCAGCGATAGTAGAAGTTCTCCAGATGGATGAGGCTGAGATGAAGTTGGGACTGGATCTTACAGCTGCTTATCCGGCAGAAGCAGGTCTGAAGAAAATGAGACGGAATTTCCATTGGAAAATAAATGAGGATCGACAGGAAATTAATTTACAGCTGCAGGATGATTTCCAGTTTGTCCAGCCATTCTCAGCGCCCTCCGGGCATAAGATATTGGGAGGCGGAGAATTGGAATACAATGACCGAAATTACCAAAATCGGTCGGAGCAGATAAGTATGGCTGACCAAACTATACATCGGACAGCTATCAATCAGGTTATCGAGCGCTTTATGAGTCATACTGCACCCGTTGTTTATACTGAGGAATTGATCTGGACAGGCAGCCGGGCAGAGATCAGAATGCAGATTCCGCGGGAGCAATATAACGTCGAGGTAGAAACTATCGCGCATCATGATCACGAGGGGCATCCTGTTCTGTTGTATCGTACTTCGCTAAAGGTGAGAAAGGAATGGATGCTGAATCTGCCGATGCAGGAGCTGCATTGCGGTCTGGCATTTAGTATTCGTCCGCTTGTATAA
- a CDS encoding VanZ family protein encodes MRSSMPSYRSRSLPVVRLTIWIVLTLLWMGLIFNVSNQPYQQQDIKPLLSDWIAEPSLAAFTPSIEFTYGGYTVSGQHPYDFWEFFIRKAGHVSEFALLTFLLIRVFSLLTDARYAPLLWAGLVAYAYAMTDEWHQTWIAGRTGHFSDTLIDAIGIVLMVVIYMLIRRRRSRKTGLHFG; translated from the coding sequence ATGCGTTCATCAATGCCGTCATACCGCTCTCGTTCGCTGCCGGTAGTTCGTTTGACGATCTGGATTGTACTTACCCTGTTATGGATGGGGCTGATTTTTAACGTATCCAATCAACCGTATCAGCAGCAGGATATCAAACCGCTACTGTCGGACTGGATCGCGGAACCGTCGCTTGCTGCATTTACGCCATCGATTGAATTTACATATGGAGGATACACAGTCAGCGGTCAACATCCTTATGATTTCTGGGAATTTTTTATTCGCAAAGCAGGTCATGTGAGTGAGTTTGCACTGCTGACTTTTTTGTTGATTCGTGTATTTTCATTGCTGACCGATGCTCGTTATGCACCTTTGTTATGGGCAGGGCTGGTAGCCTATGCGTACGCAATGACAGATGAATGGCATCAAACATGGATAGCCGGCCGTACTGGTCATTTCTCGGATACACTGATTGATGCTATTGGAATTGTATTGATGGTCGTCATCTATATGCTGATTCGTCGCCGCAGGTCTCGCAAAACAGGTCTTCATTTTGGCTGA
- a CDS encoding HNH endonuclease yields the protein MKLEIELIPESTMTINLRQQMSSYRWRQLSRQIQQQDQYTCQICRRTKGLEIDKLHCHEVWDFDKENGIQRLIGLQSLCFQCHMIKHIGFAEMNGWIEKYQLVEHFCRVNRVTAADYAVHFHEAVQLWIARNRIDWIVELGEYADYENCTRESE from the coding sequence ATGAAATTAGAAATTGAGTTGATTCCCGAATCAACGATGACGATAAATCTGCGTCAGCAGATGAGTTCCTATCGCTGGCGCCAGCTATCCAGGCAGATCCAGCAGCAGGATCAATATACCTGTCAGATCTGTAGACGCACTAAGGGACTGGAGATCGACAAGCTTCATTGTCATGAAGTATGGGATTTTGATAAAGAGAATGGCATCCAGCGGCTGATCGGTTTGCAATCACTATGCTTTCAATGTCATATGATAAAGCATATCGGTTTTGCGGAGATGAACGGCTGGATCGAGAAATACCAATTGGTAGAACATTTTTGCCGGGTGAACCGTGTGACAGCTGCCGATTATGCTGTTCATTTTCATGAAGCGGTACAGTTATGGATTGCTCGCAACCGGATCGACTGGATCGTCGAACTGGGTGAGTATGCGGATTATGAGAATTGTACCCGGGAATCAGAATAA
- a CDS encoding AraC family transcriptional regulator: MMSEQEKASYIEADDSTRLILTPSSTAQATYFFVQEIGRFKATFPYFTERDHLHSYLILHTLSGRGRLHYQGQQYMLSQGDLFFIDCMDYQRYEAIQEEDWEFLWVHVQGATLDGYYEQFHQRQFPVCHSAESSRIPELIRQLLQIQIPRNNKTELISSQLIVQLLTEVVLASIHTGEKSNTIPASILDLQQFLEKHYTDPITLDDLAQKYNTNKFQLSRDFKQYIGLPPIEYLINIRINAAKGMLRYSDKSIQQIASAVGIYNVSHFINLFKARVDCTPLAYRKEWT; this comes from the coding sequence ATGATGAGCGAACAGGAAAAAGCTTCATATATAGAGGCAGACGATTCTACCCGTCTGATTCTTACTCCGTCTTCAACTGCACAAGCGACCTACTTTTTTGTACAGGAGATTGGTCGCTTCAAAGCCACTTTTCCCTACTTCACGGAGCGGGATCATCTGCACTCTTATTTAATTCTGCATACACTTTCCGGACGCGGCAGATTGCATTATCAGGGTCAGCAATATATGCTTAGCCAGGGCGATCTGTTTTTTATTGATTGTATGGATTATCAGCGCTATGAGGCTATTCAGGAGGAAGATTGGGAGTTTCTCTGGGTCCATGTACAGGGTGCCACACTAGATGGATATTACGAACAGTTTCATCAAAGGCAGTTCCCTGTCTGTCATTCGGCTGAATCCTCACGAATTCCCGAGTTAATCCGCCAGCTGTTACAGATTCAGATTCCCCGAAATAATAAAACCGAACTGATAAGTTCGCAGCTTATTGTCCAGCTGCTTACCGAGGTTGTACTGGCTTCTATTCATACCGGCGAGAAGAGCAACACTATTCCTGCTTCCATTCTGGACTTGCAGCAATTTCTGGAGAAGCATTACACCGATCCAATCACACTCGATGATCTCGCCCAAAAATATAACACCAACAAGTTTCAACTCAGTAGAGATTTCAAGCAGTATATAGGACTGCCACCGATTGAGTACTTGATCAATATTCGAATCAATGCAGCCAAAGGTATGCTGCGTTACTCGGATAAAAGTATTCAGCAGATAGCTAGCGCAGTCGGTATTTATAATGTTTCGCATTTTATTAATTTATTCAAAGCAAGAGTGGACTGTACCCCTCTCGCTTATCGGAAAGAATGGACCTGA
- a CDS encoding GNAT family N-acetyltransferase, translated as MSPTVLSIVPIHTILRIDRAEFFSQHWGGTEMVISSGVYDCLELDGYAALTEENHIGGIITFIIKSQDDLCEIISLDSLYEGRGTGSQLLAQVEQTAALKGCQEVRLVTTNDNLEALRFYQKRGYRLTALYPDAVRCARLRKPSIPLLSDNGIQIRDELLLSKLLLD; from the coding sequence ATGTCTCCTACTGTATTATCTATCGTACCTATTCATACTATTCTACGAATAGACAGAGCTGAATTTTTCTCGCAGCACTGGGGTGGTACAGAAATGGTCATATCCAGCGGAGTGTATGATTGTCTGGAACTCGACGGATATGCAGCTTTGACAGAGGAGAATCATATTGGTGGAATCATTACTTTTATAATTAAATCACAAGATGATTTATGCGAGATCATTTCGCTGGATAGCCTTTACGAAGGTCGTGGCACAGGCAGTCAGCTGTTGGCTCAAGTAGAACAGACTGCTGCTCTAAAAGGATGCCAAGAAGTAAGGCTGGTTACTACCAACGATAATCTTGAAGCGCTCCGCTTTTACCAGAAAAGAGGGTACAGGCTGACAGCCTTGTATCCGGATGCTGTCCGTTGTGCCAGATTGCGCAAACCGTCTATTCCACTACTGTCAGATAACGGAATTCAGATCCGGGATGAGTTGTTATTGAGCAAGCTGCTGCTAGATTAA